The proteins below come from a single Psychrobacter sp. PL19 genomic window:
- a CDS encoding NAD(P)/FAD-dependent oxidoreductase, with protein MTDHSVTDLNNTKTHSSNTNNGVAKIAIIGGGLTGLFTATLLERTFGQQADPSDPQKLPPQITVFEKSRSVGRLATRYRTDEQSDKNWQWAFGAQFFTAKSDSFSQFIEPWLGTGMLQPWCAQVVNLTPATEDAQPIINKKEQWDTTHARYISTPKMTSWGRALADDLQLTRVTFKTCVAPLSASKTHQLQEYSTHKKTELFDTEGDSLGWFDWVICTAPNDQAVALMANSNFSEQAKITEPQMQACYTLMLGWDSVQQLPATLSSKTTNATNVVLPGWDVAYMHGSILDRVFVEHHKPGHGDLSPSVTIHARNDWSQVHVDDDIETVKSQLLAAAQQALNWNNDTAPSQIDCHRWRYAATVVTDTNKEQGILVDDNQQWIVSGDWCGQGNIESCYKAAEQTVKVMTMALT; from the coding sequence ATGACCGACCACTCTGTCACTGATTTAAATAATACCAAAACCCACAGTTCTAATACTAATAATGGCGTAGCAAAAATAGCCATCATCGGCGGTGGGTTGACCGGTTTGTTCACTGCAACTTTGTTAGAGCGTACATTCGGTCAGCAAGCAGATCCCTCTGACCCTCAAAAACTGCCTCCACAGATAACTGTTTTTGAAAAATCACGTAGTGTTGGCCGTTTAGCAACGCGCTATCGCACTGATGAGCAGAGTGATAAAAACTGGCAATGGGCATTTGGTGCACAGTTTTTTACTGCCAAGTCAGACAGTTTTTCGCAGTTTATTGAACCGTGGTTGGGAACAGGTATGCTACAACCATGGTGCGCACAGGTGGTCAATTTAACGCCAGCCACTGAGGATGCACAACCTATCATCAATAAAAAGGAGCAATGGGATACCACCCATGCGCGTTATATTAGCACTCCGAAAATGACCAGCTGGGGTCGGGCATTAGCCGACGACCTACAATTGACTAGGGTAACGTTCAAAACCTGTGTCGCACCGCTAAGTGCTTCAAAAACTCATCAGCTACAAGAATATTCTACTCATAAAAAAACCGAGCTGTTTGATACCGAGGGTGACAGTTTAGGCTGGTTTGACTGGGTTATTTGCACCGCGCCAAATGATCAGGCGGTAGCCTTGATGGCAAATAGCAACTTTAGTGAACAAGCAAAGATTACCGAGCCCCAGATGCAGGCGTGCTATACGTTGATGTTGGGCTGGGACAGTGTGCAGCAGTTACCAGCAACTTTGAGTAGTAAGACGACCAACGCGACCAATGTTGTGCTGCCAGGGTGGGATGTGGCTTATATGCATGGTTCTATACTTGATAGAGTATTCGTTGAGCATCACAAACCGGGGCATGGCGATTTATCACCAAGCGTGACTATCCATGCGCGTAATGACTGGTCACAAGTACATGTTGATGACGATATTGAAACAGTAAAATCACAATTATTAGCTGCAGCGCAGCAAGCACTTAATTGGAATAATGATACGGCCCCTAGCCAAATAGACTGCCATCGCTGGCGTTATGCGGCAACGGTTGTTACTGACACCAATAAAGAACAAGGTATCTTAGTAGATGATAACCAACAATGGATCGTAAGTGGTGATTGGTGTGGTCAGGGCAATATAGAAAGTTGCTATAAAGCGGCTGAACAGACGGTAAAGGTTATGACTATGGCGTTGACATAA
- the acs gene encoding acetate--CoA ligase has product MTQKSFPIAAEFVAAANTSPEQYADTYQDSINSPAALDAFWAERAEQIDWIKKPTKISNVNYDLDDFRIKWFEDGELNISVNCLDRHLKTNPYKPAIIWEGDHPSLHKIISFKELHSDVCRLGNAMRKLGVTKGDRVTLYMPMIPEAIIAMLACTRIGAVHSVVFGGFSAESLGNRIVDSQSKLVITADEGLRGNKRTPLKANVDRALDMEGTDSVKNVIVVHRTGNSVPMSGRRDIWYHTLVEGEKEQCEPEVMNAEDPLFLLYTSGSTGKPKGVLHTTGGYITYALSTFRDVFDVKDDDIYWCTADVGWVTGHTYSTYGPLANGTTTVMFEGVPEYPTWARVGHIIDKHKISILYTAPTAIRAMMKEGDAFVRESERSSLRLLGTVGEPINPEAWDWYYNVVGSGHCPVIDTWWQTETGGVLLAPIPGTVALKPGAAMNPLYGIIPDVMDTDGTVLHGPAEGNLAIRNSWPGQMRTIYNDHPRFLETYFTNYPGYYFTGDGVQRDEDGHYWITGRVDDVLNVSGHRLGTAEVESAIDSHPSTVEAAVVGMPHEIRGEGICAFIILKLGEIANDNLKAELNRHVRNEIGPIANLDAIYIVEALPKTRSGKIMRRILRSLAAGQYIGLGDLSTLADSSVINHLVEVVKAERKVCH; this is encoded by the coding sequence ATGACTCAAAAATCATTTCCCATTGCGGCTGAGTTCGTCGCCGCCGCCAATACTAGCCCTGAACAGTATGCTGATACCTATCAAGATTCTATTAACTCGCCTGCCGCGCTTGATGCTTTTTGGGCTGAGCGTGCTGAACAAATTGACTGGATAAAAAAGCCCACTAAAATCAGTAATGTTAATTATGATTTAGATGATTTTCGCATTAAATGGTTCGAAGATGGTGAGCTTAACATTTCGGTCAACTGTCTTGATAGGCACCTAAAAACCAATCCTTATAAGCCGGCTATTATCTGGGAAGGAGACCATCCTTCCTTGCACAAGATTATATCATTTAAAGAGTTACATTCCGATGTCTGTCGCTTAGGTAACGCCATGCGTAAACTTGGGGTTACAAAAGGCGACCGGGTGACCCTTTATATGCCGATGATACCGGAAGCTATTATAGCCATGCTGGCTTGTACGCGAATTGGTGCGGTGCACTCGGTGGTATTTGGTGGCTTTTCAGCTGAAAGTCTAGGTAACCGAATCGTTGACAGTCAGTCCAAACTGGTTATTACCGCTGATGAAGGCTTGCGCGGTAATAAACGTACCCCGCTCAAAGCAAATGTCGATCGCGCGCTGGACATGGAGGGTACCGACAGTGTTAAAAATGTCATCGTGGTACACCGCACAGGTAACTCAGTACCGATGAGCGGTCGCCGCGATATTTGGTATCATACCTTGGTAGAAGGTGAAAAAGAGCAGTGCGAACCAGAAGTAATGAATGCCGAAGATCCACTGTTTTTATTATACACCTCTGGCTCTACTGGTAAGCCTAAAGGGGTATTGCATACTACTGGCGGCTATATCACCTACGCGCTGTCGACCTTTCGTGATGTTTTCGATGTTAAGGATGACGATATTTACTGGTGTACGGCTGATGTCGGCTGGGTGACTGGACATACCTATTCCACCTACGGACCGCTTGCTAATGGTACGACAACTGTAATGTTCGAAGGCGTACCAGAATATCCAACGTGGGCGCGAGTCGGTCATATTATCGATAAACATAAAATTAGTATCTTATATACGGCGCCAACGGCCATTCGCGCGATGATGAAAGAAGGCGATGCCTTTGTCCGCGAGTCTGAGCGCTCAAGTCTACGTCTACTCGGTACAGTCGGTGAGCCCATCAATCCTGAAGCGTGGGACTGGTATTACAATGTGGTTGGTAGTGGTCACTGTCCGGTTATCGATACTTGGTGGCAAACCGAAACCGGTGGTGTTTTACTAGCACCTATACCAGGTACGGTGGCGCTTAAGCCAGGCGCTGCCATGAACCCACTATATGGCATCATACCGGATGTTATGGATACTGATGGCACAGTGCTCCACGGGCCTGCTGAGGGTAATTTAGCGATTAGAAATAGCTGGCCGGGACAAATGCGTACTATTTATAATGACCATCCGCGTTTTTTAGAGACTTATTTTACCAACTATCCAGGTTATTACTTCACCGGCGATGGCGTACAGCGTGACGAAGATGGACACTACTGGATAACTGGACGTGTTGATGATGTACTCAACGTCTCAGGACATAGATTGGGCACTGCTGAGGTTGAAAGTGCTATAGATTCGCATCCTTCAACCGTCGAAGCAGCCGTGGTTGGCATGCCGCATGAGATCCGCGGAGAGGGTATTTGCGCTTTTATCATTCTCAAATTAGGCGAAATTGCCAATGACAACCTAAAAGCTGAGCTGAATCGGCATGTACGGAATGAAATTGGTCCGATTGCCAACCTAGACGCCATCTATATCGTAGAGGCCCTGCCCAAAACGCGCTCCGGCAAAATTATGCGCCGTATCTTGCGTAGCCTTGCTGCCGGACAATATATAGGATTGGGTGATCTATCCACCCTAGCTGATAGCTCGGTTATTAATCATTTGGTTGAAGTGGTCAAGGCTGAACGTAAAGTTTGCCATTAA
- a CDS encoding alkene reductase translates to MAHDNLFEPVKMGKQTLKNRIVMAPLTRLRAVEPGDVPTALAGEYYSQRAGAGLIITEATQVSFQAKGYAGAPGLHTQDQMVAWKTIVDNVHAKGSKIVVQLWHTGLVAHESVQPDGKAPISASDIDVGVRTSLRDSDNQAIRVAATPPRPATIAEIKQVIADFAQATKLAQQAGFDGVEVHGAHGYLLHQFWVEQTNKRDDEYGGSRENRARIMLDAIDACVDAWDRDHVGVRVSPLGSFNNVDAGYEEDKNIWLIEQINKRDLMYLHLSEPDWAGGTPYNDGFRQNIRAVFDNTIIAAGGYTAEKAERNVREGYIDAAAFGRDYIANPDLAERIHQGAALNDQHPESFYGGGTAGYTDYPFLDQA, encoded by the coding sequence ATGGCACACGATAATTTATTCGAACCCGTCAAGATGGGTAAGCAAACTCTGAAAAACCGCATTGTTATGGCACCATTAACGCGCTTACGTGCCGTTGAACCGGGTGACGTACCAACAGCATTGGCGGGTGAATACTACTCACAACGCGCAGGCGCAGGTCTTATTATAACTGAAGCAACCCAAGTCTCGTTTCAAGCAAAAGGCTATGCAGGTGCGCCAGGTCTACATACGCAAGATCAGATGGTTGCGTGGAAAACTATCGTTGACAATGTCCATGCAAAGGGCAGTAAAATAGTTGTGCAACTTTGGCATACGGGTCTCGTTGCCCATGAGAGCGTCCAGCCTGATGGTAAAGCGCCCATCTCAGCCTCCGATATCGATGTCGGCGTACGTACTTCTCTACGCGATAGCGACAATCAAGCGATTCGTGTCGCTGCAACACCGCCGCGTCCAGCAACTATAGCTGAGATCAAGCAAGTTATTGCTGACTTTGCACAGGCGACTAAGCTTGCCCAGCAAGCAGGCTTCGATGGCGTAGAGGTTCATGGTGCTCATGGTTATTTATTACATCAATTTTGGGTTGAGCAAACCAATAAGCGCGATGATGAATACGGCGGCAGTCGCGAGAACCGTGCGCGCATAATGCTCGATGCTATCGATGCTTGTGTCGATGCTTGGGACAGAGATCACGTTGGTGTCCGTGTCTCGCCACTCGGCAGCTTCAATAATGTGGATGCCGGCTACGAAGAAGACAAAAATATCTGGTTAATCGAGCAAATCAATAAGCGTGATTTGATGTATTTGCACTTGTCTGAGCCGGATTGGGCAGGTGGTACACCATACAATGATGGTTTCCGTCAAAATATTCGCGCAGTCTTTGATAATACTATTATCGCAGCTGGTGGTTATACTGCTGAAAAAGCGGAGAGAAATGTTCGCGAAGGGTACATTGATGCCGCTGCTTTTGGCCGTGACTATATTGCCAATCCTGATCTGGCTGAGCGTATTCATCAGGGCGCCGCGCTTAATGATCAGCATCCAGAAAGCTTCTATGGTGGTGGTACAGCAGGCTATACCGATTATCCATTTTTAGACCAAGCCTAA
- a CDS encoding lantibiotic ABC transporter permease: protein MPVCAIVGFFFPNLSNAVLVYLPQILFFLMFFTLLGIDQYALLKRIATSYVWVFALLQSGGMSLVLILIAYALGVRGDWLLAIAGLGATAPLFGSGALVNAVGFDAQLATAKTIAATLIMPCTLLGVLWLLGDENAHVDVGVYVNRLLVYILMPMVLAVGVRRFVSPAILSRYYPKIGQFNILLLMLFPLGLMAGFRTTFDHDPWQALLLLALSSVLALVFYFSAYIIYRRFGYENAIVAALVCGGRNVLLAYTITAPFMGAVFLPLLGAFQLPAFCLPLLGKYMAKRHTT from the coding sequence ATGCCAGTTTGCGCAATTGTGGGCTTTTTTTTTCCAAACTTATCCAATGCGGTATTAGTATATTTACCCCAAATACTGTTCTTCTTGATGTTTTTTACTTTACTGGGCATCGACCAATATGCGCTGTTAAAACGTATAGCGACAAGCTATGTGTGGGTTTTTGCCTTGTTACAAAGCGGGGGTATGAGTCTAGTTTTAATATTAATTGCTTATGCGCTCGGCGTACGTGGCGATTGGCTATTGGCTATTGCAGGTCTTGGTGCCACTGCCCCATTGTTTGGTAGTGGTGCATTGGTCAATGCGGTGGGGTTTGATGCGCAACTGGCGACGGCAAAAACTATCGCTGCCACGCTCATTATGCCATGTACATTATTAGGCGTATTGTGGCTATTAGGCGATGAAAATGCGCATGTAGACGTTGGTGTTTATGTCAATCGCTTGTTAGTTTATATCCTTATGCCAATGGTGCTAGCTGTGGGGGTGCGCCGGTTCGTTTCACCGGCTATTTTGTCACGTTATTATCCCAAAATTGGGCAGTTTAATATTTTACTGCTGATGTTGTTTCCACTGGGACTGATGGCAGGATTTCGTACCACTTTTGACCATGATCCGTGGCAAGCGTTGTTATTACTAGCGCTAAGTTCTGTATTGGCATTGGTGTTTTATTTTAGCGCTTATATAATATATCGACGTTTTGGCTATGAAAACGCCATTGTCGCTGCGCTAGTGTGTGGCGGACGCAATGTATTACTTGCTTACACCATAACCGCACCCTTTATGGGTGCAGTGTTTTTACCGTTACTGGGTGCTTTTCAATTACCAGCATTTTGCTTGCCCTTACTGGGCAAATATATGGCAAAACGCCATACAACATAA
- a CDS encoding NAD(P)/FAD-dependent oxidoreductase codes for MNNNHNGKNHSHYDVIIIGAGASGLYCALTAGRRGRRVLVLDHANKAGKKILMSGGGRCNFTNYFVEPEHFIGANQHFCKSALSRYPSWEFIGLVEKHKIAYHEREHGQLFCDDSAQDILSMLLDECAAAGVQVRLNTQIEQVQIVEQNDSHANNDEARFQLLTSKKLSKKDKNDPANEIKPAQIHYSCESLVVAAGGLSIPTMGASGLGYELAQQFGHKLNPIDASLVPFTFTDKTGELIRALAGISLPVIASNARISFRLPMLFTHRGLSGPAMLQLSNYWQTGEHIDINLLPDIDMTALLLDHKKSHPRQLVRTVLADYTDNSVPKKLLTALQTALWDDIKDTELANIKDERLTALGATINGWRIKPSGTEGYRTAEVTRGGVKTDEVSSKNMQSNHQAGLYFIGEVLDVTGWLGGYNFQWAWASGFVCGEVV; via the coding sequence ATGAACAATAATCATAATGGAAAAAACCACTCCCATTACGATGTCATTATCATCGGTGCTGGCGCATCGGGGCTATACTGTGCGCTTACGGCTGGTCGCCGTGGACGCCGAGTGTTGGTACTCGACCATGCCAATAAAGCGGGGAAAAAAATTCTCATGTCAGGGGGCGGTCGCTGTAACTTTACCAACTATTTTGTGGAACCTGAGCACTTTATCGGTGCCAATCAACATTTTTGTAAATCAGCGCTAAGCCGTTATCCCAGCTGGGAATTTATTGGCTTGGTTGAAAAACACAAAATTGCCTATCATGAACGCGAGCATGGGCAGCTGTTTTGTGATGATTCTGCACAAGATATCTTATCAATGCTACTTGATGAATGCGCGGCTGCTGGTGTGCAAGTACGACTTAATACTCAAATTGAGCAGGTGCAAATAGTTGAGCAAAATGACAGTCATGCTAACAATGATGAGGCACGCTTTCAGCTTTTAACCAGTAAGAAACTCAGTAAGAAGGATAAAAATGATCCTGCAAATGAGATAAAACCCGCCCAAATTCACTATAGCTGTGAATCATTGGTGGTTGCGGCTGGTGGTCTCTCTATTCCAACAATGGGGGCTAGTGGTTTAGGCTATGAGCTGGCACAGCAATTTGGGCATAAGCTAAACCCGATCGATGCCAGTCTCGTGCCCTTTACTTTTACCGATAAAACCGGTGAGCTGATTCGTGCGTTGGCAGGTATTAGCTTACCAGTGATTGCGAGTAATGCGCGGATCTCGTTTCGTCTGCCAATGCTCTTTACCCATCGTGGTCTGTCTGGTCCTGCCATGCTGCAATTGTCTAACTACTGGCAGACAGGCGAACATATTGACATTAACTTACTCCCTGATATCGATATGACTGCGCTGCTGCTAGACCATAAAAAGTCGCACCCAAGGCAGCTGGTCCGCACGGTACTGGCTGACTATACCGATAACAGCGTGCCCAAAAAACTACTGACCGCCCTACAAACGGCGCTGTGGGACGATATTAAAGATACTGAACTGGCCAATATTAAAGACGAGCGTTTAACGGCGCTTGGAGCGACCATTAATGGCTGGCGGATTAAGCCGTCAGGTACTGAAGGCTATCGCACTGCTGAGGTTACGCGCGGTGGAGTCAAAACGGATGAAGTCTCCTCCAAAAATATGCAAAGCAACCATCAGGCCGGACTGTACTTCATTGGTGAAGTCCTCGATGTGACCGGTTGGCTTGGTGGCTATAACTTTCAGTGGGCATGGGCCAGCGGCTTTGTCTGCGGTGAAGTGGTTTAA
- a CDS encoding pirin family protein: MRAIKKVHGDKPSHWIGDGFHVKTLISHFSEDPDFNYQHTDPFLLFDYGLPRTFAPNIYYDTHPYGVSQHPHRGFETVTIAYAGQLSHADSAGGCGTISEGDVKWITAGRGIMHEEFHSKDFGQHGGVFSMVQMWINLPQADKLTAPNHQTIRRTNMPVIDLYSQASEAGDNATGTAYKDTADGQVTDNSIKIGSATIIAGEYQDKRGAATTFTPVNLWNIELLTTGVTTLNVPDSHNVMLLVQEGELLVNDTLVDAGKLIQFAAPTKQTTPLQTENSESQQSSSSSTDVIELNYPVTSDSVSVPVKLLLLSGEPIGEPIASYGPFVMTTADELERTLHDYQTGNFG, from the coding sequence ATGCGTGCAATCAAAAAAGTTCATGGTGATAAGCCCAGTCATTGGATAGGTGATGGCTTTCATGTAAAAACGTTGATCAGTCATTTTAGTGAAGATCCTGACTTTAATTACCAGCACACTGACCCTTTTTTGTTGTTTGATTATGGCTTACCAAGGACATTTGCACCTAATATCTATTATGATACTCATCCGTATGGGGTGAGTCAGCATCCACATAGAGGTTTTGAGACAGTGACCATCGCTTATGCTGGTCAGCTTAGTCATGCCGATTCAGCAGGTGGTTGCGGTACTATTTCGGAGGGAGATGTCAAATGGATTACCGCAGGGCGCGGTATCATGCACGAAGAATTTCACTCAAAAGACTTTGGACAGCACGGTGGGGTCTTTAGCATGGTGCAGATGTGGATCAACCTACCACAAGCAGACAAACTGACAGCGCCAAACCACCAAACGATTAGACGTACTAACATGCCCGTTATTGATCTGTATAGTCAAGCTAGTGAAGCTGGCGACAACGCTACTGGCACTGCTTATAAAGACACTGCTGATGGACAAGTTACAGACAATAGTATAAAAATCGGTAGCGCCACTATCATCGCAGGAGAGTACCAAGATAAGCGCGGCGCTGCAACGACTTTTACGCCCGTTAACTTATGGAATATTGAACTACTAACCACGGGCGTCACGACACTCAATGTTCCTGATAGCCACAATGTTATGCTGCTGGTGCAAGAGGGCGAGCTACTTGTCAATGACACTCTAGTTGATGCTGGCAAGCTGATTCAGTTTGCTGCGCCCACCAAACAAACAACACCTCTACAAACTGAGAACTCTGAGTCTCAGCAGTCATCCAGCTCATCTACTGATGTCATCGAACTGAACTATCCTGTCACCTCTGATAGTGTCTCAGTGCCCGTTAAGTTACTGCTGCTCAGTGGCGAGCCGATTGGTGAGCCGATTGCCAGCTATGGTCCCTTTGTAATGACTACCGCTGATGAGCTAGAGCGGACTCTGCATGACTATCAAACGGGTAATTTTGGTTAA